From Butyricimonas paravirosa, one genomic window encodes:
- a CDS encoding DUF1893 domain-containing protein — protein sequence MVETDRKALIERLDAEQCSCVIYNGGETRLFWERGVQDLYRLLKTEPDFLQGAFIADKVIGKAAAALMALGGVDEVFARVISSPARELLERSEIKVDFLVEVPHIINRTRTGWCPLETRCFRMHTAEECLQQIEDFIHTMNNVTK from the coding sequence ATGGTTGAAACGGACCGAAAGGCATTGATTGAGCGCTTGGATGCGGAACAATGTTCCTGCGTGATTTATAACGGGGGAGAGACCCGGTTGTTCTGGGAGCGGGGTGTACAGGATTTGTACCGGTTGTTGAAGACGGAACCGGATTTTCTTCAGGGAGCGTTTATCGCGGATAAAGTGATTGGCAAGGCTGCTGCCGCCTTGATGGCTTTGGGGGGCGTGGATGAGGTGTTTGCCCGGGTTATCAGTAGCCCGGCCCGAGAGCTTTTGGAACGATCCGAGATTAAGGTGGATTTCTTGGTGGAAGTGCCTCATATTATCAATCGCACCCGAACAGGCTGGTGTCCGTTGGAGACTCGCTGTTTCCGGATGCACACGGCAGAAGAGTGTCTGCAACAGATAGAGGATTTTATACATACGATGAATAACGTAACAAAATAA
- a CDS encoding aldo/keto reductase, producing the protein MEKKDRKEEINRREFLKRLGVGAAASTIGLAGCNSRNNIVSGNRSAQGEIPTDQMTYRTHPRTGDKVSLLGYGCMRWPDTSGGAGRNPDADLDQETINRLVDTAIAHGVNYFDTSPAYCMGRSERATGIALKRYPRNTYFIATKLSNFAPSTWTREASIAMYRNSFKELQVDYIDYLLLHGVGMGNGMAEYEARYVNNGVLDFLLEEREAGRIRNLGFSYHGDIKVFDYLLSIHDRVKWDFVQIQLNYVDWKHAKEVNTRNTDAEYLYGELQKLNIPAIIMEPLLGGRLSNVPTHVANTLKLRKPESSVASWAFRFAGSFPGVLTVLSGMTYMEHLEDNLRTFSPLDPLTDDDKVFLEETAQLMLRYPTIPCNDCKYCMPCPYGLDIPAVLLHYNKCINEGNVPASSQDENYRKARRAFLIGYDRSVPRLRQASHCIGCDQCVHHCPQGINIPKEMQRIDHFVEDLKQERVF; encoded by the coding sequence ATGGAAAAGAAAGATAGAAAAGAAGAGATAAACCGCCGGGAATTTTTAAAGCGATTAGGGGTTGGTGCGGCTGCATCGACGATCGGTTTGGCGGGTTGTAATTCGAGAAATAATATCGTGTCGGGCAATCGTTCGGCACAAGGGGAAATCCCGACAGATCAAATGACTTACCGGACGCATCCGAGGACGGGTGATAAAGTCTCCTTGCTGGGATATGGTTGTATGCGCTGGCCGGATACGAGTGGCGGGGCGGGACGGAATCCTGATGCGGATTTGGATCAGGAGACGATTAATCGGTTGGTGGATACGGCTATTGCACATGGTGTTAATTATTTCGACACATCTCCTGCTTATTGTATGGGGCGTTCCGAGCGTGCCACAGGTATTGCCCTTAAACGTTATCCGCGCAACACGTATTTTATTGCTACCAAGTTGTCTAATTTCGCTCCTTCCACGTGGACACGTGAGGCTTCTATCGCGATGTACCGCAACTCGTTTAAAGAATTGCAGGTGGATTACATCGACTATCTGCTACTGCACGGGGTTGGGATGGGAAACGGGATGGCAGAATACGAGGCCCGTTACGTGAATAACGGTGTGTTAGATTTCCTGCTTGAAGAACGTGAGGCGGGGCGGATTCGTAACTTGGGATTCTCTTATCACGGGGATATAAAAGTCTTTGATTACTTACTCTCGATACATGATCGGGTAAAATGGGATTTCGTGCAGATCCAGTTGAATTACGTGGACTGGAAACACGCGAAGGAGGTGAATACCCGGAATACGGATGCCGAGTACCTTTACGGGGAGTTGCAAAAGCTGAACATCCCGGCTATTATCATGGAACCCCTGTTGGGAGGTCGTCTTTCGAACGTGCCGACTCATGTGGCGAACACGTTGAAATTGCGTAAGCCCGAATCTAGCGTGGCCTCGTGGGCGTTCCGTTTTGCGGGTTCGTTTCCCGGGGTGTTGACTGTTTTGAGCGGGATGACTTACATGGAGCATTTGGAGGATAACTTGCGTACTTTCTCGCCGCTGGATCCGTTAACAGATGATGATAAGGTGTTTTTGGAGGAAACGGCACAACTGATGTTGCGATACCCGACCATCCCTTGTAATGATTGTAAATATTGTATGCCTTGTCCTTACGGCTTGGATATTCCGGCCGTGTTGTTGCACTATAACAAGTGTATTAACGAGGGTAACGTGCCTGCCTCGTCACAGGATGAGAATTACCGTAAGGCCCGGCGGGCATTCCTTATCGGGTATGACCGTTCGGTTCCTCGGTTGCGACAGGCCAGTCATTGCATCGGTTGTGACCAGTGCGTGCATCATTGTCCGCAGGGAATTAACATCCCGAAAGAGATGCAACGAATTGATCATTTCGTGGAGGATTTGAAACAGGAACGGGTATTTTAA
- a CDS encoding 4Fe-4S binding protein, with product MLRRIRLIVALVFFILITLLFLDFTGTLHAWFGWLAKIQFLPAVLALNVGVILLWVVLTLVFGRVYCSVICPLGVFQDVVSWFSGRRKKKKYRFSYSPAVSWLRYGMLGVFIIAMIAGIGSVVALLAPYSSYGRIVSNLFAPVYQWGNNVLAYFAERSDSYAFYETSVWLKSLPTFIIAAVTFVALVVLAWRNGRTYCNTICPVGTVLGFFSRYSLFRPEIDAEKCTNCSLCSRKCKAACINYKDHRIDYSRCVTCMDCIDSCKHGAISYKYRFGKKEIKETSETGNTNNARRSFLTGMGLVLVSSAVKAQEKKVDGGLAVILDKKVPARTTPLVPPGAKGLRNMRTRCTGCQLCVSVCPNQVLRPSTKLETLMQPEMSYERGYCRPECTKCSEVCPAGAILKLTPADKSATQIGHAVWVGKNCIPLRDKVECGNCARHCPTGAITMVPSDADDADSLKIPVVNVERCIGCGACENLCPARPFSAIYVEGHEQHRTI from the coding sequence ATGCTACGCAGAATCAGATTAATAGTAGCCCTTGTGTTTTTTATCTTGATCACCTTGTTGTTTCTCGATTTTACGGGAACATTACATGCGTGGTTCGGATGGCTGGCGAAAATACAGTTCCTGCCGGCCGTGCTGGCCTTGAATGTCGGGGTCATTCTTTTATGGGTGGTATTGACGCTCGTGTTTGGACGGGTGTATTGTTCGGTGATTTGTCCGTTGGGTGTGTTTCAAGATGTGGTGTCTTGGTTTAGCGGACGGCGAAAGAAAAAGAAGTATCGTTTTTCGTATTCTCCCGCGGTTTCGTGGTTGCGGTACGGGATGTTGGGAGTGTTTATTATTGCCATGATTGCCGGAATTGGTTCGGTTGTGGCATTGTTGGCTCCGTATAGTTCTTACGGGCGAATCGTTTCGAATCTTTTCGCTCCCGTGTACCAGTGGGGAAATAACGTGTTGGCTTATTTTGCCGAAAGGAGTGATAGCTACGCTTTTTACGAGACTTCGGTATGGCTGAAGAGTTTACCGACGTTTATTATCGCAGCAGTCACGTTTGTTGCGTTAGTTGTACTGGCATGGCGAAATGGTCGAACCTATTGCAACACGATCTGTCCGGTAGGTACGGTGTTGGGATTCTTCTCCCGGTATTCCTTGTTTCGTCCAGAGATTGATGCGGAGAAATGTACAAATTGTAGTTTATGTTCCCGTAAATGCAAGGCGGCTTGCATTAATTACAAGGATCATCGGATTGATTATAGTCGTTGTGTGACTTGTATGGATTGTATTGATTCCTGTAAGCATGGTGCGATCAGTTATAAATATCGGTTTGGGAAAAAAGAGATAAAAGAAACTTCCGAAACGGGAAATACAAATAATGCTCGTCGTAGTTTTTTGACCGGGATGGGACTGGTTCTTGTTTCCTCGGCTGTCAAGGCACAGGAGAAAAAGGTGGATGGCGGTTTGGCTGTTATTCTCGATAAGAAAGTCCCTGCCCGGACGACACCGCTTGTACCACCGGGAGCCAAAGGGCTACGTAATATGCGGACACGTTGTACCGGTTGTCAGCTTTGTGTTTCGGTATGCCCGAATCAGGTGTTACGTCCCTCTACCAAGTTGGAAACGCTTATGCAGCCGGAAATGTCATACGAGAGAGGGTATTGCCGACCGGAATGTACGAAATGTTCGGAGGTATGTCCGGCAGGAGCAATCTTGAAACTTACCCCGGCGGATAAGTCGGCCACGCAGATCGGTCATGCCGTGTGGGTAGGGAAAAATTGTATACCACTTCGGGATAAGGTAGAGTGTGGCAACTGTGCCCGGCATTGTCCGACGGGAGCGATTACGATGGTTCCTTCCGATGCTGATGACGCGGATTCGTTGAAGATTCCGGTTGTGAATGTGGAACGTTGTATCGGTTGCGGGGCTTGCGAGAATCTTTGTCCGGCACGTCCATTCAGTGCCATTTACGTGGAAGGACACGAGCAGCACAGAACGATCTAA